The Candidatus Vicinibacter proximus sequence GATCATATCAAGCTCTTCTTCCTTTATAATGGCATCCTGGTTTCGTGGCGCACATAATGCAATACACCTTTGGCCTGAAAAACGTCCTGCCGGTCCTTGTCTTCATTGCACACAAATAAATAGGATGGAAATGCAGGCACAGTCAATTTCTTCATCCGATCCGACCATTGGCGCATGACTTGGACCTTGGGTAAATAATGCGGTATCCCCAGTCGGGCAAGTTGCTGCTCTACTTTAAATTCATACCTGCCTTGTATATAAAGGACCTTCCAGTTTGGCATCCGATTAGGGTTAGTTGCTGTGCTAAATTAGAAATAATTTAGAATAGGTCAGGTAAATTTAAGGGAATAAGGAGAAATTAGAGAATTAGAAAATTTGAAAATTAGCTAATGGATGACTGAACGATCTCTGCGACAGCAGAGTATCGC is a genomic window containing:
- a CDS encoding UpxY family transcription antiterminator, producing MPNWKVLYIQGRYEFKVEQQLARLGIPHYLPKVQVMRQWSDRMKKLTVPAFPSYLFVCNEDKDRQDVFQAKGVLHYVRHETRMPL